A window of the Carassius gibelio isolate Cgi1373 ecotype wild population from Czech Republic chromosome B16, carGib1.2-hapl.c, whole genome shotgun sequence genome harbors these coding sequences:
- the LOC127975008 gene encoding PHD finger protein 20-like protein 1 isoform X4, with translation MSKKPPNRPGITFEVGARVEAQDYLQKWYPSRIEKIDYDEGKMLVHFDRWSHRYDEWILWDSNRVRPLERPALRKEGLKEEELSELGDGEEVLARWTDCRYYPAKIESFNKEGTYTVQFYDGVIRCVKRIHIKSMPEDAKGQQDWIALVKAASAAAKNRGGNRPRTSANSNKDREDRREQRSDEELDDDEEDDDDDDDESESEKLAEMDSEEEDSKPAIEVLEPATAKRRNKRQGNLCSSKRTRLSKVAGCADTESECKAESKELPATSQQKASGADVSPADERSQSLSCQKNPASLSSPSLCKSRSRTLKHDSGESTTSNQNTTGAPDPSPSASSTHTLPDSTHTAPTNSPQRRRRSQRLATSSDQAYPSSPHTRDSSTHPPPPPPPDDSQKAVEDSSTEVKTEAPPQKPVSGSPSTAPPTNIAQSPISEKDKIPDVLSSNQTTLEGNSPSVVTAACQKVPSRTPKANKHAREPIINTKKSDDPNATNESLIDLDHNKFKCKVPGCSKAFRKAKLLDYHLKYYHNTEKEIDGEVCSPERVGRTRATSASMPTSTLSDMSDNKRRRTVSTSSSLSSQGFMLQMDSSGCARPPKFCKKKRSSASVSSDSTEVSLPPPSFDNLHDKIIKKEKHLDGLCIKTERKFKLEDKCQLFVKKRDKDRRDRKEKDIFRIKQKKKKKKKKKSKLHCYSDLDEMSLAYLDRASSPIHRSSSSAFKHSTFQYPRAILSVDLTGENLSDIDFLEDSTTESLLFSGDEYNQDLDSITMEDFQDEDDDGANEIVRCICEMDEENGFMIQCEECMCWQHSVCMGLLEDSIPDHYICYICRDPPGQRCSAKYRHDKDWLQKGHMYGLSFLTENYSHQNAKKIVSTHQLLADVYSVKSLLHGLQLKMDILQNKHNPSLHLWARSWVNSDEDQPMGGVPDCLHFQEHLNQNSSPETYITSEHSYQKPPGTGLEHSRDEQGTQTSSQFNRKEEEVSSAIALSGCVNDNNKGSMEQARNCLQWQMNLLTHIEDVQNQLSGRMDLIEKELDVLESWLDFTGELEPPEPLARLPQLKCRIKQLLTDLGKVQQMSTLCSV, from the exons ATGAGCAAGAAACCTCCAAATCGACCAGGGATTACTTTTGAGGTTGGTGCCAGAGTTGAGGCCCAAGACTACCTGCAAAAATG GTACCCTTCCCGTATTGAAAAAATTGATTACGATGAGGGGAAGATGCTTGTGCATTTTGACCGTTGGAGCCATAGGTACGATGAATGGATTCTCTGGGACAGCAACAGGGTTCGACCATTAGAGAGACCAGCGCTTCGCAAAGAGGGTCTCAAAGAAGAGGAGCTGTCT gAATTGGGAGATGGTGAGGAAGTGCTTGCCCGATGGACGGATTGCCGCTACTACCCTGCCAAGATTGAAAGTTTCAATAAGGAAG GCACGTACACTGTACAATTTTATGATGGGGTCATTCGCTGCGTGAAAAGAATCCATATCAAGTCCATGCCAGAAGACGCAAAAGGACAA CAGGACTGGATCGCTCTGGTGAAGGCTGCTTCAGCTGCAGCCAAGAATAGAGGAGGAAACAGACCACGTACCAGCGCCAACAGCAACAAGGACCGAGAGGACAGGAGGGAACAGCGATCAGATGAAGAGCTTGACGATGAcgaagaggatgatgatgatgatgatgatgagagtgAATCAGAGAAACTTG CAGAAATGGACTCAGAAGAGGAGGATAGTAAGCCAGCTATTGAAGTGCTTGAACCTGCTACAGCAAAAAGGAGGAACAAAAGACAAGGCAACTTGTGCAGCAGTAAAAGGACGCGTCTCAGCAAGGTGGCAG GGTGTGCTGACACTGAGTCTGAATGCAAAGCAGAGTCAAAAGAGCTTCCAGCGACATCACAGCAG AAAGCGTCAGGTGCCGATGTCAGTCCAGCTGATGAGAGATCCCAGTCCCTCAGTTGTCAAAAAAACCCTGCATCCCTCTCTAGCCCATCCCTGTGCAAGTCTCGCTCAAGAACACTCAAACATGATTCGGGAGAGTCCACCACTAGTAATCAGAACACAACCGGAGCCCCTGATCCCAGTCCTTCAGCCAGTTCAACACACACCCTCCCAGACAGTACACACACAG CCCCTACCAACTCCCCTCAGAGGAGAAGACGATCTCAGCGTCTAGCAACAAGCTCTGACCAGGCTTATCCCTCTTCACCGCACACAAGGGATTCCAGCActcaccctcctcctcctcctcctccagatGACTCTCAAAAAGCTG ttgaaGACAGCAGCACTGAAGTTAAAACAGAAGCTCCTCCACAAAAGCCAGTTTCAGGAAGCCCATCCACAGCTCCACCTACTAACATTGCTCAGTCACCAATCAGTGAGAAGGACAAGATACCTGATGTGTTATCAAGTAATCAGACAACACTGGAAGGGAACTCACCTTCTGTAGTGACAG CTGCATGTCAGAAAGTCCCTTCCAGGACTCCTAAAGCCAACAAACATGCCAGAGAGCCAA TCATTAACACCAAGAAGTCTGATGACCCCAATGCTACCAATGAGTCTTTAATAGACCTGGACCATAATAAATTTAAGTGTAAAGTCCCTGGCTGCTCTAAAGCATTCCGGAAAGCAAAACTGCTGGACTATCACCTGAAGTACTATCATAACACTGAGAAAGAAATCGATGGCGAGGTCTGCTCACCAGAGAGGGTGGGCCGCACCAGGGCCACGTCTGCTTCCATGCCTACGAGCACCTTGTCAGATATGTCAGATAACAAGAGACGCAGGACCGTCTCTACTTCTTCCT CTCTGTCCTCTCAGGGCTTCATGCTTCAAATGGACAGCTCTGGCTGTGCGAGGCCTCCTAAGTTCTGTAAGAAGAAACGTTCTTCTGCTTCTGTCAGTTCAGACAGTACAGAGGTCTCCCTACCACCTCCCAGCTTCGATAATCTCCACGACAAGATTATCAAGAAGGAAAAGCACCTAGATG GGCTTTGTATAAAGACAGAGCGGAAATTCAAACTGGAGGATAAATGTCAGTTGTTTG tgAAAAAGAGGGATAAAGACAGAAGGGACAGGAAGGAGAAGGACATTTTCCGAattaaacagaagaaaaagaaaaaaaagaagaagaaatcaaAACTGCACT GTTACTCAGACCTGGATGAGATGTCGTTGGCTTATTTGGATAGGGCGTCTTCCCCAATACATCGTTCTTCCTCTAGTGCCTTCAAGCACAGCACCTTCCAATACCCTCGTGCCATACTGTCTGTCGACCTCACCGGGGAGA ACCTATCAGACATCGACTTCCTGGAAGACTCGACCACTGAGAGTTTGCTGTTCAGTGGAGATGAGTATAACCAGGATCTGGACTCGATCACCATGGAGGACTTccaggatgaggatgatgatggtgCCAATGAAATCGTTCGTTGCATCTGTGAGATGGATGAAGAAAACGGCTTTATGATTCAG TGTGAGGAGTGTATGTGCTGGCAGCACAGTGTGTGTATGGGGCTTTTGGAGGACAGCATCCCTGATCACTACATATGTTACATCTGCAGAGACCCTCCAG gtcagaGGTGTAGTGCTAAATACCGCCATGATAAAGACTGGCTCCAAAAGGGCCACATGTATGGCTTGTCCTTCCTCACAGAGAACTACTCGCATCAGAATGCCAAGAAGATCGTGTCCACTCACCAGCTGCTGGCTGATGTTTACAGTGTTAAAAGCTTGCTTCATGGCCTTCAGCTGAAGATGGATATTTTACA aaacaagcACAACCCAAGTTTGCACTTGTGGGCCCGGTCTTGGGTGAACTCTGATGAGGACCAGCCTATGGGTGGCGTTCCAGACTGCCTTCATTTCCAAGAGCACCTCAACCAAAACTCGAGCCCTGAAACTTATATTACCAGTGAGCACAGCTACCAGAAACCTCCCGGTACAGGCCTCGAACACTCAAGGGATGAGCAGGGGACGCAAACTTCCTCTCAGTTTAACCGAAAGGAAGAAGAG GTGAGCAGTGCCATTGCTCTGTCTGGCTGTGTGAATGACAACAATAAGGGCTCCATGGAGCAGGCTAGGAACTGTCTGCAATGGCAGATGAACCTGCTTACACACATAGAGGATGTTCAGAACCAGCTCTCTGGCCGAATGGACCTTATCGAGAAAGAGCTTGATG TGCTCGAGAGTTGGTTGGACTTCACAGGAGAATTGGAGCCCCCTGAACCCCTGGCCCGACTCCCACAGCTCAAGTGCCGCATCAAACAGCTTCTGACGGACCTGGGGAAAGTGCAGCAGATGAGCACCCTCTGCTCTGTGTGA
- the LOC127975008 gene encoding PHD finger protein 20-like protein 1 isoform X2, producing MSKKPPNRPGITFEVGARVEAQDYLQKWYPSRIEKIDYDEGKMLVHFDRWSHRYDEWILWDSNRVRPLERPALRKEGLKEEELSERLSEMRASRLPELPESTESTEDQKDIPQQRQELGDGEEVLARWTDCRYYPAKIESFNKEGTYTVQFYDGVIRCVKRIHIKSMPEDAKGQQDWIALVKAASAAAKNRGGNRPRTSANSNKDREDRREQRSDEELDDDEEDDDDDDDESESEKLEMDSEEEDSKPAIEVLEPATAKRRNKRQGNLCSSKRTRLSKVAGCADTESECKAESKELPATSQQKASGADVSPADERSQSLSCQKNPASLSSPSLCKSRSRTLKHDSGESTTSNQNTTGAPDPSPSASSTHTLPDSTHTAPTNSPQRRRRSQRLATSSDQAYPSSPHTRDSSTHPPPPPPPDDSQKAVEDSSTEVKTEAPPQKPVSGSPSTAPPTNIAQSPISEKDKIPDVLSSNQTTLEGNSPSVVTAACQKVPSRTPKANKHAREPIINTKKSDDPNATNESLIDLDHNKFKCKVPGCSKAFRKAKLLDYHLKYYHNTEKEIDGEVCSPERVGRTRATSASMPTSTLSDMSDNKRRRTVSTSSSLSSQGFMLQMDSSGCARPPKFCKKKRSSASVSSDSTEVSLPPPSFDNLHDKIIKKEKHLDGLCIKTERKFKLEDKCQLFVKKRDKDRRDRKEKDIFRIKQKKKKKKKKKSKLHCYSDLDEMSLAYLDRASSPIHRSSSSAFKHSTFQYPRAILSVDLTGENLSDIDFLEDSTTESLLFSGDEYNQDLDSITMEDFQDEDDDGANEIVRCICEMDEENGFMIQCEECMCWQHSVCMGLLEDSIPDHYICYICRDPPGQRCSAKYRHDKDWLQKGHMYGLSFLTENYSHQNAKKIVSTHQLLADVYSVKSLLHGLQLKMDILQNKHNPSLHLWARSWVNSDEDQPMGGVPDCLHFQEHLNQNSSPETYITSEHSYQKPPGTGLEHSRDEQGTQTSSQFNRKEEEVSSAIALSGCVNDNNKGSMEQARNCLQWQMNLLTHIEDVQNQLSGRMDLIEKELDVLESWLDFTGELEPPEPLARLPQLKCRIKQLLTDLGKVQQMSTLCSV from the exons ATGAGCAAGAAACCTCCAAATCGACCAGGGATTACTTTTGAGGTTGGTGCCAGAGTTGAGGCCCAAGACTACCTGCAAAAATG GTACCCTTCCCGTATTGAAAAAATTGATTACGATGAGGGGAAGATGCTTGTGCATTTTGACCGTTGGAGCCATAGGTACGATGAATGGATTCTCTGGGACAGCAACAGGGTTCGACCATTAGAGAGACCAGCGCTTCGCAAAGAGGGTCTCAAAGAAGAGGAGCTGTCT GAGAGACTCAGCGAGATGAGAGCATCTCGCCTTCCTGAGCTTCCTGAAAGTACAGAGAGCACAGAGGACCAAAAAGACATACCCCAGCAGAGACAA gAATTGGGAGATGGTGAGGAAGTGCTTGCCCGATGGACGGATTGCCGCTACTACCCTGCCAAGATTGAAAGTTTCAATAAGGAAG GCACGTACACTGTACAATTTTATGATGGGGTCATTCGCTGCGTGAAAAGAATCCATATCAAGTCCATGCCAGAAGACGCAAAAGGACAA CAGGACTGGATCGCTCTGGTGAAGGCTGCTTCAGCTGCAGCCAAGAATAGAGGAGGAAACAGACCACGTACCAGCGCCAACAGCAACAAGGACCGAGAGGACAGGAGGGAACAGCGATCAGATGAAGAGCTTGACGATGAcgaagaggatgatgatgatgatgatgatgagagtgAATCAGAGAAACTTG AAATGGACTCAGAAGAGGAGGATAGTAAGCCAGCTATTGAAGTGCTTGAACCTGCTACAGCAAAAAGGAGGAACAAAAGACAAGGCAACTTGTGCAGCAGTAAAAGGACGCGTCTCAGCAAGGTGGCAG GGTGTGCTGACACTGAGTCTGAATGCAAAGCAGAGTCAAAAGAGCTTCCAGCGACATCACAGCAG AAAGCGTCAGGTGCCGATGTCAGTCCAGCTGATGAGAGATCCCAGTCCCTCAGTTGTCAAAAAAACCCTGCATCCCTCTCTAGCCCATCCCTGTGCAAGTCTCGCTCAAGAACACTCAAACATGATTCGGGAGAGTCCACCACTAGTAATCAGAACACAACCGGAGCCCCTGATCCCAGTCCTTCAGCCAGTTCAACACACACCCTCCCAGACAGTACACACACAG CCCCTACCAACTCCCCTCAGAGGAGAAGACGATCTCAGCGTCTAGCAACAAGCTCTGACCAGGCTTATCCCTCTTCACCGCACACAAGGGATTCCAGCActcaccctcctcctcctcctcctccagatGACTCTCAAAAAGCTG ttgaaGACAGCAGCACTGAAGTTAAAACAGAAGCTCCTCCACAAAAGCCAGTTTCAGGAAGCCCATCCACAGCTCCACCTACTAACATTGCTCAGTCACCAATCAGTGAGAAGGACAAGATACCTGATGTGTTATCAAGTAATCAGACAACACTGGAAGGGAACTCACCTTCTGTAGTGACAG CTGCATGTCAGAAAGTCCCTTCCAGGACTCCTAAAGCCAACAAACATGCCAGAGAGCCAA TCATTAACACCAAGAAGTCTGATGACCCCAATGCTACCAATGAGTCTTTAATAGACCTGGACCATAATAAATTTAAGTGTAAAGTCCCTGGCTGCTCTAAAGCATTCCGGAAAGCAAAACTGCTGGACTATCACCTGAAGTACTATCATAACACTGAGAAAGAAATCGATGGCGAGGTCTGCTCACCAGAGAGGGTGGGCCGCACCAGGGCCACGTCTGCTTCCATGCCTACGAGCACCTTGTCAGATATGTCAGATAACAAGAGACGCAGGACCGTCTCTACTTCTTCCT CTCTGTCCTCTCAGGGCTTCATGCTTCAAATGGACAGCTCTGGCTGTGCGAGGCCTCCTAAGTTCTGTAAGAAGAAACGTTCTTCTGCTTCTGTCAGTTCAGACAGTACAGAGGTCTCCCTACCACCTCCCAGCTTCGATAATCTCCACGACAAGATTATCAAGAAGGAAAAGCACCTAGATG GGCTTTGTATAAAGACAGAGCGGAAATTCAAACTGGAGGATAAATGTCAGTTGTTTG tgAAAAAGAGGGATAAAGACAGAAGGGACAGGAAGGAGAAGGACATTTTCCGAattaaacagaagaaaaagaaaaaaaagaagaagaaatcaaAACTGCACT GTTACTCAGACCTGGATGAGATGTCGTTGGCTTATTTGGATAGGGCGTCTTCCCCAATACATCGTTCTTCCTCTAGTGCCTTCAAGCACAGCACCTTCCAATACCCTCGTGCCATACTGTCTGTCGACCTCACCGGGGAGA ACCTATCAGACATCGACTTCCTGGAAGACTCGACCACTGAGAGTTTGCTGTTCAGTGGAGATGAGTATAACCAGGATCTGGACTCGATCACCATGGAGGACTTccaggatgaggatgatgatggtgCCAATGAAATCGTTCGTTGCATCTGTGAGATGGATGAAGAAAACGGCTTTATGATTCAG TGTGAGGAGTGTATGTGCTGGCAGCACAGTGTGTGTATGGGGCTTTTGGAGGACAGCATCCCTGATCACTACATATGTTACATCTGCAGAGACCCTCCAG gtcagaGGTGTAGTGCTAAATACCGCCATGATAAAGACTGGCTCCAAAAGGGCCACATGTATGGCTTGTCCTTCCTCACAGAGAACTACTCGCATCAGAATGCCAAGAAGATCGTGTCCACTCACCAGCTGCTGGCTGATGTTTACAGTGTTAAAAGCTTGCTTCATGGCCTTCAGCTGAAGATGGATATTTTACA aaacaagcACAACCCAAGTTTGCACTTGTGGGCCCGGTCTTGGGTGAACTCTGATGAGGACCAGCCTATGGGTGGCGTTCCAGACTGCCTTCATTTCCAAGAGCACCTCAACCAAAACTCGAGCCCTGAAACTTATATTACCAGTGAGCACAGCTACCAGAAACCTCCCGGTACAGGCCTCGAACACTCAAGGGATGAGCAGGGGACGCAAACTTCCTCTCAGTTTAACCGAAAGGAAGAAGAG GTGAGCAGTGCCATTGCTCTGTCTGGCTGTGTGAATGACAACAATAAGGGCTCCATGGAGCAGGCTAGGAACTGTCTGCAATGGCAGATGAACCTGCTTACACACATAGAGGATGTTCAGAACCAGCTCTCTGGCCGAATGGACCTTATCGAGAAAGAGCTTGATG TGCTCGAGAGTTGGTTGGACTTCACAGGAGAATTGGAGCCCCCTGAACCCCTGGCCCGACTCCCACAGCTCAAGTGCCGCATCAAACAGCTTCTGACGGACCTGGGGAAAGTGCAGCAGATGAGCACCCTCTGCTCTGTGTGA
- the LOC127975008 gene encoding PHD finger protein 20-like protein 1 isoform X1, whose protein sequence is MSKKPPNRPGITFEVGARVEAQDYLQKWYPSRIEKIDYDEGKMLVHFDRWSHRYDEWILWDSNRVRPLERPALRKEGLKEEELSERLSEMRASRLPELPESTESTEDQKDIPQQRQELGDGEEVLARWTDCRYYPAKIESFNKEGTYTVQFYDGVIRCVKRIHIKSMPEDAKGQQDWIALVKAASAAAKNRGGNRPRTSANSNKDREDRREQRSDEELDDDEEDDDDDDDESESEKLAEMDSEEEDSKPAIEVLEPATAKRRNKRQGNLCSSKRTRLSKVAGCADTESECKAESKELPATSQQKASGADVSPADERSQSLSCQKNPASLSSPSLCKSRSRTLKHDSGESTTSNQNTTGAPDPSPSASSTHTLPDSTHTAPTNSPQRRRRSQRLATSSDQAYPSSPHTRDSSTHPPPPPPPDDSQKAVEDSSTEVKTEAPPQKPVSGSPSTAPPTNIAQSPISEKDKIPDVLSSNQTTLEGNSPSVVTAACQKVPSRTPKANKHAREPIINTKKSDDPNATNESLIDLDHNKFKCKVPGCSKAFRKAKLLDYHLKYYHNTEKEIDGEVCSPERVGRTRATSASMPTSTLSDMSDNKRRRTVSTSSSLSSQGFMLQMDSSGCARPPKFCKKKRSSASVSSDSTEVSLPPPSFDNLHDKIIKKEKHLDGLCIKTERKFKLEDKCQLFVKKRDKDRRDRKEKDIFRIKQKKKKKKKKKSKLHCYSDLDEMSLAYLDRASSPIHRSSSSAFKHSTFQYPRAILSVDLTGENLSDIDFLEDSTTESLLFSGDEYNQDLDSITMEDFQDEDDDGANEIVRCICEMDEENGFMIQCEECMCWQHSVCMGLLEDSIPDHYICYICRDPPGQRCSAKYRHDKDWLQKGHMYGLSFLTENYSHQNAKKIVSTHQLLADVYSVKSLLHGLQLKMDILQNKHNPSLHLWARSWVNSDEDQPMGGVPDCLHFQEHLNQNSSPETYITSEHSYQKPPGTGLEHSRDEQGTQTSSQFNRKEEEVSSAIALSGCVNDNNKGSMEQARNCLQWQMNLLTHIEDVQNQLSGRMDLIEKELDVLESWLDFTGELEPPEPLARLPQLKCRIKQLLTDLGKVQQMSTLCSV, encoded by the exons ATGAGCAAGAAACCTCCAAATCGACCAGGGATTACTTTTGAGGTTGGTGCCAGAGTTGAGGCCCAAGACTACCTGCAAAAATG GTACCCTTCCCGTATTGAAAAAATTGATTACGATGAGGGGAAGATGCTTGTGCATTTTGACCGTTGGAGCCATAGGTACGATGAATGGATTCTCTGGGACAGCAACAGGGTTCGACCATTAGAGAGACCAGCGCTTCGCAAAGAGGGTCTCAAAGAAGAGGAGCTGTCT GAGAGACTCAGCGAGATGAGAGCATCTCGCCTTCCTGAGCTTCCTGAAAGTACAGAGAGCACAGAGGACCAAAAAGACATACCCCAGCAGAGACAA gAATTGGGAGATGGTGAGGAAGTGCTTGCCCGATGGACGGATTGCCGCTACTACCCTGCCAAGATTGAAAGTTTCAATAAGGAAG GCACGTACACTGTACAATTTTATGATGGGGTCATTCGCTGCGTGAAAAGAATCCATATCAAGTCCATGCCAGAAGACGCAAAAGGACAA CAGGACTGGATCGCTCTGGTGAAGGCTGCTTCAGCTGCAGCCAAGAATAGAGGAGGAAACAGACCACGTACCAGCGCCAACAGCAACAAGGACCGAGAGGACAGGAGGGAACAGCGATCAGATGAAGAGCTTGACGATGAcgaagaggatgatgatgatgatgatgatgagagtgAATCAGAGAAACTTG CAGAAATGGACTCAGAAGAGGAGGATAGTAAGCCAGCTATTGAAGTGCTTGAACCTGCTACAGCAAAAAGGAGGAACAAAAGACAAGGCAACTTGTGCAGCAGTAAAAGGACGCGTCTCAGCAAGGTGGCAG GGTGTGCTGACACTGAGTCTGAATGCAAAGCAGAGTCAAAAGAGCTTCCAGCGACATCACAGCAG AAAGCGTCAGGTGCCGATGTCAGTCCAGCTGATGAGAGATCCCAGTCCCTCAGTTGTCAAAAAAACCCTGCATCCCTCTCTAGCCCATCCCTGTGCAAGTCTCGCTCAAGAACACTCAAACATGATTCGGGAGAGTCCACCACTAGTAATCAGAACACAACCGGAGCCCCTGATCCCAGTCCTTCAGCCAGTTCAACACACACCCTCCCAGACAGTACACACACAG CCCCTACCAACTCCCCTCAGAGGAGAAGACGATCTCAGCGTCTAGCAACAAGCTCTGACCAGGCTTATCCCTCTTCACCGCACACAAGGGATTCCAGCActcaccctcctcctcctcctcctccagatGACTCTCAAAAAGCTG ttgaaGACAGCAGCACTGAAGTTAAAACAGAAGCTCCTCCACAAAAGCCAGTTTCAGGAAGCCCATCCACAGCTCCACCTACTAACATTGCTCAGTCACCAATCAGTGAGAAGGACAAGATACCTGATGTGTTATCAAGTAATCAGACAACACTGGAAGGGAACTCACCTTCTGTAGTGACAG CTGCATGTCAGAAAGTCCCTTCCAGGACTCCTAAAGCCAACAAACATGCCAGAGAGCCAA TCATTAACACCAAGAAGTCTGATGACCCCAATGCTACCAATGAGTCTTTAATAGACCTGGACCATAATAAATTTAAGTGTAAAGTCCCTGGCTGCTCTAAAGCATTCCGGAAAGCAAAACTGCTGGACTATCACCTGAAGTACTATCATAACACTGAGAAAGAAATCGATGGCGAGGTCTGCTCACCAGAGAGGGTGGGCCGCACCAGGGCCACGTCTGCTTCCATGCCTACGAGCACCTTGTCAGATATGTCAGATAACAAGAGACGCAGGACCGTCTCTACTTCTTCCT CTCTGTCCTCTCAGGGCTTCATGCTTCAAATGGACAGCTCTGGCTGTGCGAGGCCTCCTAAGTTCTGTAAGAAGAAACGTTCTTCTGCTTCTGTCAGTTCAGACAGTACAGAGGTCTCCCTACCACCTCCCAGCTTCGATAATCTCCACGACAAGATTATCAAGAAGGAAAAGCACCTAGATG GGCTTTGTATAAAGACAGAGCGGAAATTCAAACTGGAGGATAAATGTCAGTTGTTTG tgAAAAAGAGGGATAAAGACAGAAGGGACAGGAAGGAGAAGGACATTTTCCGAattaaacagaagaaaaagaaaaaaaagaagaagaaatcaaAACTGCACT GTTACTCAGACCTGGATGAGATGTCGTTGGCTTATTTGGATAGGGCGTCTTCCCCAATACATCGTTCTTCCTCTAGTGCCTTCAAGCACAGCACCTTCCAATACCCTCGTGCCATACTGTCTGTCGACCTCACCGGGGAGA ACCTATCAGACATCGACTTCCTGGAAGACTCGACCACTGAGAGTTTGCTGTTCAGTGGAGATGAGTATAACCAGGATCTGGACTCGATCACCATGGAGGACTTccaggatgaggatgatgatggtgCCAATGAAATCGTTCGTTGCATCTGTGAGATGGATGAAGAAAACGGCTTTATGATTCAG TGTGAGGAGTGTATGTGCTGGCAGCACAGTGTGTGTATGGGGCTTTTGGAGGACAGCATCCCTGATCACTACATATGTTACATCTGCAGAGACCCTCCAG gtcagaGGTGTAGTGCTAAATACCGCCATGATAAAGACTGGCTCCAAAAGGGCCACATGTATGGCTTGTCCTTCCTCACAGAGAACTACTCGCATCAGAATGCCAAGAAGATCGTGTCCACTCACCAGCTGCTGGCTGATGTTTACAGTGTTAAAAGCTTGCTTCATGGCCTTCAGCTGAAGATGGATATTTTACA aaacaagcACAACCCAAGTTTGCACTTGTGGGCCCGGTCTTGGGTGAACTCTGATGAGGACCAGCCTATGGGTGGCGTTCCAGACTGCCTTCATTTCCAAGAGCACCTCAACCAAAACTCGAGCCCTGAAACTTATATTACCAGTGAGCACAGCTACCAGAAACCTCCCGGTACAGGCCTCGAACACTCAAGGGATGAGCAGGGGACGCAAACTTCCTCTCAGTTTAACCGAAAGGAAGAAGAG GTGAGCAGTGCCATTGCTCTGTCTGGCTGTGTGAATGACAACAATAAGGGCTCCATGGAGCAGGCTAGGAACTGTCTGCAATGGCAGATGAACCTGCTTACACACATAGAGGATGTTCAGAACCAGCTCTCTGGCCGAATGGACCTTATCGAGAAAGAGCTTGATG TGCTCGAGAGTTGGTTGGACTTCACAGGAGAATTGGAGCCCCCTGAACCCCTGGCCCGACTCCCACAGCTCAAGTGCCGCATCAAACAGCTTCTGACGGACCTGGGGAAAGTGCAGCAGATGAGCACCCTCTGCTCTGTGTGA